Part of the Musa acuminata AAA Group cultivar baxijiao chromosome BXJ2-7, Cavendish_Baxijiao_AAA, whole genome shotgun sequence genome is shown below.
ATGATCATCAACCTGGCAGGGCTTCTGGCCGGCACGGCGACCAACCCGTTCGGTAACGGGTACTTCCAGGGGCCGAAGGAAGCGCCGCTTGAGGCGGCGACGGCGTGCCCGGGGGTCTACGGGAAGGGGGCTTATCCGGGCTACGCGGGGTACCTGCTAGTGGACCCCGTGACGGGGGCCAGCTACAACGCTCACGGGGCACGCGGCAGGAAGTACCTTCTCCCCGCCCTCTTTGACCCGTCCACCTCATCCTGCTCCACCTTGGTGTAGTTGTGGGTGGCCTCAGAGAGAGGGAAGTGTTGGTGCTGGAACATTAATCTCGACGCATTCTCCATACAACAACGAGATTATGATGAAGAAAGGAGGACACATAGTGACTTAGCTTTATAGTTTGTAATAATTCTTTCATTTGTTCAATGAAATCTttagtaatttataatttttcagTGTAAGATGATGATTCATGTCGCATTGACGTTGGAAATTAGACACTCAGACATCAACCATTTAGATCAACAGTTCGACCATTTTACATATCCTCCATCCACAAATAATACATTGTAATAATAGAGGAGGAAGAACGATAGCgaaaatatatattttccatGATGGCAGGATGCATTGCATTATGCCATATTTATTAAGGGTCAAAACAGGAGTTTTCTACTTTATTAAAGGATTAACTTTTTCAAGTTATAGATAATAAATCTAATGTTAAAGCAACTTAATCACGATTTTGTTGATATTAAATCGAAGATGTTGAAGAAATCTGTGACAAAATCCTTGTCTGTCCAATTGAGTCACCACCCAAAATCCTATATTGGAAGTCCTAAGTAAATAGaacaaggtatatatatatatataattataattacaaCAACACAAGTGTTATGTCACAAAACTTCATTCGCGTTATATACATAGATTTATGCAGATGGATGTGGTTATCATCGTCCCATAGTTAAACCAGCGTAGAGCAGGTGGACGTTGACGGGTCAAACAGCGCTGGGACCAGAAACTTCCTCCCGAGGACCCCATGGGCGTTGTAACTGGCCCCCGTCGCGGGGTCCATCAGAAGGTCCCCAGCGTAGCCCGGATAGGCCCCCTTCGCGTACACGCCGGGGCACGCCGTCGCCGCCTCCAGCGCCGCCTCCCTCGGTCCCTGGAAGAAGCCGTCCCCGAACGGGTTGGTGGCGGCGCCGGCCAGCATGCTCGCCAGGTTGATCACCATGCCGTCGACCCCGACGTCGCCGTTGGGCGCCACCAGCGGTGGCGTCTGCGGCCCGTACAAGGGCTGGTGGAAGGGCCAGGCGCACTGGCCGGGGCACTGCGTCGCCGAGTTGCCCACCCAGATGTAGGCGAACCGGCCGCTGGCCCTGGACCGGGGCGACGCCCCGTGGGAGCCGCACCGGCTCATACAGAACTTCCCAACCGCCACGTCCTCCGCGGTGAGCACCACGTTGATGGCGTCTCGCGGCGCCCCCCTGGCGGCCAGCTTCGCAAGGTCGGAGTCGCGGAGGGACCTGCCGAGGGAGTACGTCTCGTCGAGGACCTGCTTGCCGAGGCGAAGCCTAGGCAACGGCGTCCTCGACGTGGCGTAGTACTTGGCGAGGGTCTTCCACCAGGTGGCCACCGACGGCTCGACGTACTGCTTCCGGCGGGGGAGGGGGGAGAGGGAGGCGACGAAGTCGGAGATGATGGCTCTTTGGTAAGCTGTGAATTTGCCGTAAAAGACGAGGTTAACGGAGACATTGCCAGTGAGTAGAGCACCCTTGTGGTAGGTCATGGCGAGTGGCTGTTCCTCCACCAAGGCACTGAGAGTTCTGCCACCAAAGGAGCGCTGGAACAGAGACGCAGCGAAGAGAAGTGTAAGAAGAACAAAACCATGAGTGCCGAGGGAAGAAGAACCCATTGCAGCTCTCAGTGTTTACAGAAGAAaccagaagagaaggaaaggtgtGAGTGATGGGTATGTACTACGAACCCAATGATGGGGTTCTTATACCAAGTAGGCAGAGTCACGGTTCCTGAATGGTAGCATAAAAAATGAGCAGTTGTGGGAAGGTGACGCGAAGACTGGGAGTCAAGCGTAAAGGAGGCGCAACCAGGGGCTTGACGCGGACCATGCGTCGGGGTTTAGCTGGACTACGTGTGTCATCCATTTTGACGTACATACCACATAAAGTGCGCGCCGAGTGAGCTCGCCTTGGAGGGCATTTCCGTCACTCGGCAATTTGGAGAAACGGTGTGCCTCCGGTCCACGAGAAATAGAGAGGAAGAAAGGCGAGCACAAAGCTCGAAGGAGAGAACGAGAGAGTTCGAAACCAAACGAAAGAAGGAAAGGGGGAGAGCAGCACACAGGCAGGGAGAGCCTTATCTCTTCGTTGCACGGACTGGAATGGTATGTCCAGTCCCTGTCATGGCGATCTCGTGATGGGAATCTAGTGACAGCTGCACGGCCGCACGTGACACCTGTCGCCAGCTCTTCCCTTCCCCCTCCTCTCGTCCCCCCATTACAGAAAACcaaagaacgagagagagagagagagagagagagagagaggtttctaaGTGTCGCCTGGGCTCCTCCTAGCAGACAAAAGCAGACATTTGTCGAGTGCTGACCTTTTATTTCTTTGCACGCGTCGCTTCTGGACGACTGCAGCATCTTCTCGGACAGCTGCAACAAGGGATTAAAATGTTACTTAGCTCGGTTGAGTAAAGCTGTCACGTTGAATAATGCATGGGAATATCAATGGCGGGGCAGCGTGTCTAGTGGAGGCTGTAAACATGGTGTATTAACAACGCACAATGTTCTTTAGTGAGGCTACAATTATTGGTGCACATCATACTTAATGGCCATGGCATCAACTAGTGTGGGCTGACAGCTTTCTTATTTAATCCACCCTCTATATATGTAGCTACCCCCTATCTTAGTCCTAGGTACCTATGCCAAGTATGGCCATCTTTATATACTATTATTGCGTGTCATCGTTATCCATTCATCGTCCCCAAGAGAACAAGCATCATGTTGGACCACCGAGCCTTTTGAAGAGAGGATGCTATGGCTTGGTTCATTCATCTATCTCACTCGTACCTGATGGGAACCTTCCGCCATCACATGCAAATCTTAGCCACCCACCATAAATCGGCGGCGCAATCTACGTGACCGGCCTCCCCCTTTCAATTCCCTTTATAAGATTCCTCAGCTTTTAAAAACCTGTTTACTGCTGCAAGCAGGCTCTGTGGATAGCAACAGGAGAGTTATATGCATGTCTCCCAGGTGtcccattcaaaaaatattgcaggaAGCTGAGATGAAGCTTCCTTGTGAGCGTGGAGCTGGTCTCTTTAACCTATATAAATATGGTCCTTCTCTTGTGACCTCCACTCATCATCAACAAGTACTCTCATCTTCTTCGGTATGGCTTCTTTCCTAGTCTCTAAAACCACCGTTCTGCTACTGGTTCTGGTGAGCCTGGCACAAGTCAACATGGGCTCCAGAGTACTGTCGAGCTTGGTTGAACAGCCATCGGAACTCCTCACGTACCACAATGGTGCAGTGCTCCAAGGCGACATCGCCATCTCCATCATGTGGTACGGGGCATTCACCCCAACCCAGAAGTCCATCATCTCCGACTTTCTACTCTCCCTTACACCGAGCTCCCAAACTCGACTGCAGCCACTGACTCCTTCCGTCCCACAGTGGTGGGAGACCATCGACAAAGTTTACCTGGCCAAAGCCGGAAAGAAGACGAAGACGACCAACATTGTGTTGGCCGAACAAGTCTCGGACGAGGAGTGCTCCCTCGGGAAGTCCCTCAAGACGTCCCAGATCCCGGAGTTGGCCGCCAGGGCCGGTCCGAAGAAGGGTGGAATCGCGCTCGTGTTCACCGCCCAGGACGTGGCGGTCGAGGGCTTCTGCATGAGCCGCTGCGGCCTGCACGGTTCCGACCGGAACACCGGGTCCACCTACATCTGGGTGGGCAACTCGGCGGAGCAGTGCCCGGGCCGGTGCGCGTGGCCCTTCCACCAGCCCATGTACGGGCCACAGACGCCGCCGCTGGTGGCGCCCAACGGCGACGTCGGAGTCGACGGCATGGTGATCAACCTGGCGACCCTGGTGGCCGGCACCGTCACCAACCCGTTCGGCGACGGATTCTTTCAGGGGGCGAGGGAGGCGCCACTGGAGGTGGCGACGGCGTGCCCGGGGGTGTACGGGAAGGGAGCCTACCCGGGCTACGCCGGCGACCTGCTCGTGGACGCCACCACCGGGGCCAGCTACAACGCGAACGGCGTCCGCGGGAGAAAGTACCTGGTGCCGGCGCTGTTTGATCCGTCGACGTCAACCTGCTCCACGCTGGTTTAGGAGGCTGATGACTACGTGTACTTAGAATAATGTGattctttgattcatttactgTTCCTACTGCTTTCAGTGGCGCTGTCGTGCCGACCTCTTAAAACTCTCCTTCAATTCCGACACCGCCATTGTTTTCATCTCATGTATGCAGCTGCTTGCCGGTCTCCCACCCCGCAATGGAACCatattaacttaatcttcatcAATCTTCTATAAGAATAGGAATAATTGTGAACCATAATAGATAATTAAAATCATTGAATTTGGGCAGAATGACATAATTAAAGGCCATGAAAACTTGTATCAGCATGTTATTGACACAAGTGACATCAAGAACAGCTGTTTAAATAATCAGGATGGAAAGAAGAGTGTTTTCTATTGTTATGCATATTTTTTCAAGAAACATAACAAAAGTAGTGCAAGCAAGGCCTAAATGTTATGCTTTATAAGCTAACAAACACAGATAATGGATTAAGACTCAAAAGAATCAGAATATTTTCTTCAGAAAGATTCAGACATCATTTAAAAATATCCTtaccatgtcatatcttaccgaaATAGTAAATTTATATGAAGCTATTGAAGGAGCACATGAAAGAATGATGTAATGTCTTGGCAAATATCACAAGTAGGAAAAGATGGAATGCAGAATGTCACATAACTTGCGACATTTTATGTCTGTGCCAAACCTAAGGCTGAATGATACTTTTGTGCCTTGAAACAATCGACGTAATATTTTCACTACATTAATACAAAAAAAGAACACATTGCATTTTTCTTTTGAGTCACTTGTTCAAGCAGGTTTAATTCTGTACAATCTAACTTGGGACGTCCCGCCTCAGAAAAAGAGGATTCACAAATTTCACAACCGTAACATATGCATAATTGCTGATCTCAAGCAAAATGATAACCCTTTAACTTTACGCCTCGGATTTTAACACTGGAATTCGCATAAATGTGATATAGATCAAGATACTTCTGTTGATATTTGACCAAGTATTGGTTCAAATCTTTGCAAGAAATCATTTTAAACTTTTCCAATGTCATGTTAAAAAAAATGTCTACCTGAAGCCTTGACATAAGAAAATCTCAGTGACTGGTACTTAGGCCCTCATTTGTGTGTCCCCAACATGTTTTTCTGATTCCAACTCTAGCTCTTTTGCTTCTTTCCTTTCAGGAACTGAGCTATTAGTTCCAGCTCTATCTTGTTCAAGCACAAAATCTTTCTTGCTATCTAATAATCTCCCGGCCTTCCCAATCGCAAGGATCAACTCAAGCTGCTTTTGTTGTTGTTCCTACATATAAAAGAGCTTAACATGAAAACACGTTGGAGCAAGACCAAAGTTTCTCTTACATTAGATATCCAATCATAAAGAAGTCACCAACTTATCCAgccaaaaattttagaaatttgatTTTACATGCAATTGTTACAGCACAGGACAAGTTCCCATCTGTTTATCCATTTATTCAGGGCTTACCCAGCTAAGCTTTAAAATGAGGATTATCTACCAGGAAGACCCAGTGATCTAGGATTGCGAGAGAAACAGACCTATCAAATGCAAATAGCTTCATGTAAATACGTGAAATAATGTGTATGAGACAATGACCTTGACCCAGTTCTGTTTTTGATGTTCTTAATATGATAAGATGTGACTTGGTCTGTTTTAGATGTCCTTAATGATGTAGGAAATGCAGCAACACAAGGTGAACTCTCT
Proteins encoded:
- the LOC135617111 gene encoding protein PHOSPHATE-INDUCED 1-like, whose amino-acid sequence is MASFLVSKTTVLLLVLVSLAQVNMGSRVLSSLVEQPSELLTYHNGAVLQGDIAISIMWYGAFTPTQKSIISDFLLSLTPSSQTRLQPLTPSVPQWWETIDKVYLAKAGKKTKTTNIVLAEQVSDEECSLGKSLKTSQIPELAARAGPKKGGIALVFTAQDVAVEGFCMSRCGLHGSDRNTGSTYIWVGNSAEQCPGRCAWPFHQPMYGPQTPPLVAPNGDVGVDGMVINLATLVAGTVTNPFGDGFFQGAREAPLEVATACPGVYGKGAYPGYAGDLLVDATTGASYNANGVRGRKYLVPALFDPSTSTCSTLV
- the LOC103991515 gene encoding protein PHOSPHATE-INDUCED 1 homolog, giving the protein MGSSSLGTHGFVLLTLLFAASLFQRSFGGRTLSALVEEQPLAMTYHKGALLTGNVSVNLVFYGKFTAYQRAIISDFVASLSPLPRRKQYVEPSVATWWKTLAKYYATSRTPLPRLRLGKQVLDETYSLGRSLRDSDLAKLAARGAPRDAINVVLTAEDVAVGKFCMSRCGSHGASPRSRASGRFAYIWVGNSATQCPGQCAWPFHQPLYGPQTPPLVAPNGDVGVDGMVINLASMLAGAATNPFGDGFFQGPREAALEAATACPGVYAKGAYPGYAGDLLMDPATGASYNAHGVLGRKFLVPALFDPSTSTCSTLV